A genomic region of Antennarius striatus isolate MH-2024 chromosome 4, ASM4005453v1, whole genome shotgun sequence contains the following coding sequences:
- the fads2 gene encoding acyl-CoA 6-desaturase — protein MGGGGQLTKPGSRRAGGVFTWEEVQSHCNRNDQWLVIDRKVYNITQWAKRHPGGYRVISHYAGEDATEAFTAFHPDLKFAQKFLKPLLIGELAATEPDQDRDKNAAIRQDFQTLRDQAQSEGLFRARPLFFCLHLGHILVLEALAWLIIWVWGTGWTLTFLCSIMLTIAQSQAGWLQHDFGHLSVFKKSSWNHMMHKFVIGHLKGASANWWNHRHFQHHAKPNIFSKDPDVNMLHVFVVGEIQPVEYGIKKIKYMPYNHQHQYFLLVGPPFLIPVYFHIQIIRTMISRHDWVDLAWSMSYYLRYLCCYVPLYGLFGSVMLISFVRFLESHWFVWVTQMNHLPMDIDHEKHQDWLTMQLQATCNIEKSFFNDWFSGHLNFQIEHHLFPTMPRHNYHLVAPLVHALCEKHGIPYQVKTMCQGLADVFRSLKNSGDLWLDAYLHK, from the exons ATGGGAGGTGGGGGTCAGCTGACTAAGCCTGGCAGCAGGAGAGCTGGTGGGGTTTTCACCTGGGAGGAGGTGCAGAGCCACTGCAACAGGAACGACCAGTGGCTGGTCATCGATCGGAAGGTTTACAACATCACACAATGGGCCAAAAGGCACCCAGGAGGGTATCGGGTCATCAGCCATTATGCCGGGGAAGATGCAACA GAGGCATTCACTGCATTTCACCCTGATTTAAAGTTTGCACAAAAGTTTCTGAAGCCCCTGCTGATTGGAGAGCTGGCAGCGACTGAGCCCGACCAGGACAGAGACAAAAAC GCTGCGATCAGGCAGGATTTCCAGACCTTACGAGACCAAGCCCAGAGCGAGGGTCTGTTTCGAGCTCGGCCTTTATTCTTCTGCCTCCACCTGGGTCATATCCTGGTGCTGGAGGCCCTCGCCTGGCTGATCATTTGGGTCTGGGGAACTGGATGGACATTGACGTTTTTGTGCTCCATCATGCTAACAATCGCTCAG TCCCAGGCTGGGTGGCTGCAGCACGACTTTGGCCACCTGTCTGTCTTCAAGAAGTCCAGCTGGAATCACATGATGCACAAGTTTGTCATTGGGCACCTAAAG GGAGCCTCTGCCAACTGGTGGAATCATCGGCATTTCCAGCATCATGCTAAACCCAACATCTTCAGTAAGGATCCTGATGTCAACATGTTGCATGTCTTTGTAGTCGGAGAAATTCAGCCAGTGGAG tATGGCATAAAAAAGATCAAATATATGCCCTATAATCACCAACACCAGTATTTCCTTCTCG ttggaCCACCGTTTCTTATTCCAGTTTACTTCCACATCCAGATAATACGCACCATGATTTCCCGCCACGACTGGGTG GATCTAGCCTGGTCTATGTCTTACTACCTTCGCTACCTGTGCTGCTATGTGCCTCTGTATGGTCTGTTTGGCTCAGTGATGCTCATCAGCTTCGTCAG GTTTTTGGAGAGCCACTGGTTTGTGTGGGTGACTCAGATGAATCACCTGCCGATGGACATTGACCACGAGAAGCACCAGGACTGGCTCACCATGCAG tTACAAGCCACCTGTAACATTGAGAAGTCCTTCTTCAATGACTGGTTCAGCGGACACCTTAACTTTCAAATTGAACACCA TTTGTTTCCCACCATGCCACGTCACAACTACCACCTGGTGGCCCCGCTGGTCCACGCACTGTGTGAGAAACATGGAATTCCTTACCAGGTGAAAACCATGTGTCAAGGCCTTGCTGATGTTTTCAG GTCACTGAAGAACTCAGGGGACCTCTGGCTTGATGCATATCTTCATAAATGA
- the eps8l2 gene encoding epidermal growth factor receptor kinase substrate 8-like protein 2 yields the protein MKSTHRNPVPSACNCSGVARTDSKLSAKALYEQRKKYSNSNFIMQETSQYHVEHLSTFIMDKTESIVTVDDAIKKLVLLDSKDKIWTQEMLLQVTDKAVRLLDCDTQEELENFPLSTIHMSQTVLNQTRYPSVLLLVCQDKEQHKPDIHFFHCDEVEAEMVHADIDSAIGDNKHGKKMRLQTLKMNQEKMKRHRETILPPSGPKGPTPAARGRVSAPNAMERRPSGQSDPESHEKLAQRIEKDVQILNCALDDIEIFVSRVQKAVEAFSQLNHRNKSKKNKKKGPAEGMLTLRAKPPSEGEYIDSLQKLKLALNLLAKLKKHIQNPSASELVHVLFGPLELVLQSCGSPELARSVIAPHLSRDAVDFLRGHLTPKEMTIFELLGDGWTKPRAEWPKDHCAPPYYPKFRNGWEPPVEFFRTAPWETECLQSAEDVYGTPHSPSSSNGSHDGRKYAKIRYHFVARNANELSVLQNEILEVIEDDKQWWKLRNRSGQAGYVPFNILDVVKLEEAESFYHQQGYRTSPLGSLSREDSFDKGRHKDKMMDEVTNELLMMITANKSQPPTRKFRVERPSGNIVPLVFESNPGQVTSWLTAKGFSKQTVDCLGILTGAQLFSLSKDELKAVCGDEGGRVYCQVTVQKAQLEKSSGDSELQEIMRRRQERIDSGSSN from the exons atgaagagcacGCATCGTAACCCTGTCCCCTCTGCTTGTAATTGCAGTGGTGTGGCTAGAACCGACAGCAAGCTCAGCGCCAAGGCCCTCTACG aacagaggaaaaaataTTCCAACTCCAATTTCATCATGCAAGAGACGTCGCAGTATCATGTCGAG CATCTCTCTACGTTCATTATGGACAAGACTGAGTCCATTGTCACTGTGGACGATGCCATCAAGAAACTGGTCCTTTTAGATTCAAAGGACAAAATCTGGACCCAGGAGATGCTCCTTCAGGTCACAGACAAGGCAGTCCGACTGCTGGACTGCGACACACAG gaggagctggagaactTCCCTCTCTCCACCATCCACATGAGTCAGACGGTCCTGAATCAGACGCGTTACCCCTCCGTGCTGCTGCTGGTATGTCAGGACAAGGAGCAGCACAAACCCGACATCCACTTCTTCCACTGTGACGAGGTGGAG GCTGAGATGGTTCATGCAGATATCGACAGCGCCATCGGAGACAACAAGCATGGGAAGAAAATGAGGCTTCAGACTCTGAA aatGAACCAGGAGAAAATGAAGCGCCACAGAGAAACAATCCTCCCACCCTCGGGCCCTAAGGGACCTACACCTGCAGCCAGGGGACGAGTGAGCGCTCCGAATGCAATGG aGAGACGACCCTCCGGACAAAGTGACCCGGAGTCACATGAAAAGCTGGCCCAGCGCATTGAGAAAGATGTA CAAATCCTCAACTGCGCCTTGGATGACATAGAAATTTTTGTGTCAAGGGTGCAGAAGGCAGTGGAGGCGTTTTCTCAGCTCAACCATCGCAACAAGAgtaagaagaataagaagaaagGACCAGCAG AGGGCATGCTGACCCTGCGAGCCAAGcccccctctgaaggagagtaCATCGATAGCCTGCAGAAACTGAAGCTGGCCTTGAACCTCTTG GCCAAACTGAAGAAACACATCCAAAACCCGAGTGCGTCTGAGCTGGTTCACGTCCTCTTCGGTCCACTTGAACTG GTGCTGCAGAGCTGTGGAAGTCCTGAGTTGGCACGTTCTGTGATCGCCCCTCATCTGTCCAGGGATGCCGTTGACTTCCTGAGGGGACACCTCACCCCCAAAGAGATGACCATCTTTGAGCTGCTTGGCGATGGATGGACCAAACCCAG AGCAGAGTGGCCCAAGGATCATTGTGCTCCTCCATACTATCCGAAGTTTCGTAACGGCTGGGAGCCACCTGTAGAGTTCTTCAGGACGGCTCCATGGGAGACAGAGTGTCTCCAGTCAGCTGAGGAt gtttATGGAACTCCTCATTCCCCGAGCTCCTCAAATGG ATCCCATGATGGACGCAAATACGCCAAAATCCGCTACCACTTTGTCGCAAGGAATGCCAATGAACTGTCGGTGCTGCAGAATGAAATCCTCGAG GTGATAGAGGATGACAAACAGTGGTGGAAACTACGAAATCGCAGCGGCCAGGCCGGCTACGTCCCATTTAACATCctggatgtagtgaagctggAGGAAGCAGAAAGCTTCTACCATCAG CAAGGCTACAGGACGTCACCTCTCGGCTCGCTCAGCCGCGAAGACAGCTTCGACAAGGGTCGCCACAAAGACAAAA TGATGGATGAAGTCACCAATGAGTTGCTGATGATGATCACCGCGAACAAAAGTCAGCCACCCACTAGGAAGTTCCGTGTGGAGCGACCATCCGGCAATATAGTGCCACTCGTCTTTGAGTCTAATCCAGGGCAGGTGACCTCATGGCTCACTGCTAAAGGTTTCTCCAAACA GACGGTTGACTGCTTAGGGATCCTGACTGGAGCCCAGCTGTTTTCCCTGAGTAAAGATGAGCTGAAGGCGGTGTGTGGTGATGAAGGCGGCCGGGTCTACTGTCAGGTCACCGTACAGAAGGCTCAGCTGGAG aAGAGCAGCGGAGACTCGGAGCTGCAGGAGATCATGAGGCGGAGGCAGGAGAGAATCGACTCTGGCAGCAGTAACTGA